A region of the Dickeya chrysanthemi NCPPB 402 genome:
CGCCCAGTCCGCTATCGGCCGCCCAAGCAGTTGCGCCTCGCCTTCACCCGGCTGCAAACCGGCCATCAATGCCAGCAACGTACTCTTACCCGCGCCATTGGGACCAATAATATGAACCTGTTCGCCGGGATAACAGTTAAGACACACTGAAGATAGCCGTCCGGCGACACTGACATTTCGCAGACTGAGCAAGGGTTGAGCCGTCACGATTACTGCGCCAGCGCCTGTTCAACGGCTTTGATAATCACGCCGTCATCCGGCGTCATATCAGGTGAAAAGCGCGCTATCACCTCACCGCGGCGATTAATCAAAAATTTTTCAAAATTCCACAGAATATCGCCAGGATATACGGGAGCCTGGCCTTTGCTGACGCGGCGCTCGTAAAATTCACTCCCCTGCGGCCGTAACGCTTGCGGTTGTGCCTGAATCAATGCCTGATACAAGGGGTGGCGATCACTGCCGTTGACCGCTATTTTGCCAAACATCGGAAACTGTACGCCGAAAGTCCCGCGGCAAAACGCGCTTATTTCTTCGTTGCTGCCCGGCTCTTGCCCGGCAAACTCATTGGAAGGAAAACCCAATACGGCAAACCCGCGATCACGATACGTTTCGTACAGATTTTCCAGGGCTTCATATTGCCGGGTCAGCCCACACTGCGAAGCGACATTCACCACCAGCAGCACGTTATTACGCCAGTTTTCCAGTGTTGACTGACGGCCATCGATGGTTTGCAGGGGAATTGCGTAGATGTCATTGCTCATTGTCTGTTCCTGTTATTAAAACTACTTATCATTGTCGAACTGCCTATCATCGCGAACCGGCGTGTTCGCCGGTCGATGTATTGCACCTGAATTATTGCGCCTTATCGCTGTATCCTCGTGGGAATCACACCTGATGGCGCAACAGCAGCCAGATAAACCAGGGAGCCCCCAGTGTGGCGGTCACTACGCCGACCGGCAGTTCTGCCGTCGCCAGCACAGTGCGCGCCAGCGTATCCGCCAGCATCAGCACAACGGCGCCGGCCAGGCCGCATCCGGTTAATAGATAGCGCTGATCGGTCAACCCGCACAAGCGCAAAATATGCGGGATAACCAGGCCGACAAAACCGATCACGCCGGCCAGCGCCACACTGAGACCGACCAGCGCGCCCATTGCCAGAACCAGCGCATTGCGCCAGTACAATACCGCAACCCCTAACTGCCGGGCCGCCGATTCGCCCAACGCCAGTTGGTTGAGCACGCCACCACAGCGCGCCAGACACACCAGCAGAGGTAATATCAGCAGCATTAACCCGCCGTAGCGCCAATCCACACCGCTGAATCCGCCCATCATCCAATACATTAACTGGCGCAGATCAACGCTGGTGCTGAAATAGACCGCCCAGGTCATCAAGGCGCTGCAAATAATGCCGAGGGCGACGCCGATAAGCAGTAACCTGGCGTTAGAAACCCCGGCCCGGGAAAACCGCAGCAACAGCAATGTTACCAGCAGCGCACCGGCAATAGCGCATACACTGAGGATCCAGACCGGCAACGCGCCTTGCCCGAGCAACACCGCAACGACCAGCG
Encoded here:
- a CDS encoding glutathione peroxidase — translated: MSNDIYAIPLQTIDGRQSTLENWRNNVLLVVNVASQCGLTRQYEALENLYETYRDRGFAVLGFPSNEFAGQEPGSNEEISAFCRGTFGVQFPMFGKIAVNGSDRHPLYQALIQAQPQALRPQGSEFYERRVSKGQAPVYPGDILWNFEKFLINRRGEVIARFSPDMTPDDGVIIKAVEQALAQ
- the btuC gene encoding vitamin B12 ABC transporter permease BtuC — encoded protein: MQLTPLGYTQLKQRQQQRDRQRLLVLWLLLVSGIVMSLCAGERWIGPTHWLDPESSLFIWQLRLPRTLAVMLVGAGLAMGGAVMQAVFDNPLAEPGLLGVSNGAGVALVVAVLLGQGALPVWILSVCAIAGALLVTLLLLRFSRAGVSNARLLLIGVALGIICSALMTWAVYFSTSVDLRQLMYWMMGGFSGVDWRYGGLMLLILPLLVCLARCGGVLNQLALGESAARQLGVAVLYWRNALVLAMGALVGLSVALAGVIGFVGLVIPHILRLCGLTDQRYLLTGCGLAGAVVLMLADTLARTVLATAELPVGVVTATLGAPWFIWLLLRHQV